GGAAGGCCCTGCCATGTCTCTTTCGTTTACCATGGAACATCTCGTTGACTTTTTGAGTCAATCGTCTGCTTTTAAAAGTTTGCCCCCTTCTCTTCTCAATCGACTGATTGTGCCTATCCTTGGCATCACCCATTTTGCTCCGGGTGAACGTATCGGCGGCACAGAAGAAAAACATACAAACGTCCATCTCGTTTATCGAGGTCGCGTTCACGGCATGCGCAAGACGGAGTCGGGAAGGGAACATCACTTTTTCATTTCGGAAGGGGAGATGTTCGGAGAGATGGCGCTCGTCTCCGAAGAAGAGAATCACTGTGAACTCAAGGCTGTCGTTTCCACCATCTGCATAACTCTGGAGTTGGAGACCCTCAAGGAGGCCATGGCCAACCATTGGCAACTGGCTAAAACCGTGTTTGTCCAGATAGGTCAACGGCTTGCGGAACGCATGGCCCCCATGCGGATCAACCGATATCCATGGTCGGACATTTACAAGGTCGGCCTCACCAAAATCGATGCACAGCATGGGAAGCTTTTCAAGCTGGTCAATGCCCTGGGTGACTGTCTGGAATCACAAAAGGAAGATGACGGACCCGACCAGAAGATCCAGGAAATTTTGCGGGAATTGCTGCTCTATGTGGATACCCATTTCCGCGATGAAGAAGAGTTGATGGCAGGTGTCCAAGCTCCGTGGTTGGATGAACACAAAAAAATGCATCAGAAGCTCGCTGCCGATATCACGGATTTCAATCATAAGATCAAACAGGCAGCATCACCGGCTGACCAGCGCTACATGCTTGTGCAGCTGCATGGTTTCATGGGTGACCTGCTGGCAACCCACATCATTCGGGAAGATATGAAACTGGGAAAGTTCCTTGCCAACCGGAGCTGACCGGGGTCGCCACCCCGCATGCATCAAACTGCAATATGCCCGGCCACGATCATCGTTTCGGCCACGTCAACGCATTGGGGTCCAGGAGGCTGGCTCCCTGGCGGGTCCAGGGCAGCGCCCTGTTTGTTTCGGCAGCACGCTCTTTCAAATGCGGTTGCCCTGCGGATTTTGATGGACTGGAGAGGTGAAATCCTGGTAACTGTTCAGCACCCGGCAACGCATCGGGGTCCAGGGGGCTGGCTCCCTGGCAGGTCCAGGACAGCGTCCTGGTGGGGTTCGGGGCAAAGCCTTGACAAAGGCTCTCATATCCAGGCTTGTCTTGAGAGGGTGGAGAATCATTCCCATGCGCAACTTGGCAAGAATCGCAATGATTGCCACAATGGCACTGGCAGCGCTGCCGGGTGGTTTGCAGGCAGAAGAAACCGATCATTCCAAAGGTCGTTCGACAAAAAGGACGATTTTATTCA
This sequence is a window from Magnetococcales bacterium. Protein-coding genes within it:
- a CDS encoding bacteriohemerythrin — protein: MSLSFTMEHLVDFLSQSSAFKSLPPSLLNRLIVPILGITHFAPGERIGGTEEKHTNVHLVYRGRVHGMRKTESGREHHFFISEGEMFGEMALVSEEENHCELKAVVSTICITLELETLKEAMANHWQLAKTVFVQIGQRLAERMAPMRINRYPWSDIYKVGLTKIDAQHGKLFKLVNALGDCLESQKEDDGPDQKIQEILRELLLYVDTHFRDEEELMAGVQAPWLDEHKKMHQKLAADITDFNHKIKQAASPADQRYMLVQLHGFMGDLLATHIIREDMKLGKFLANRS